From Brevibacillus marinus, a single genomic window includes:
- a CDS encoding acyl-CoA dehydrogenase family protein, with the protein MNFHMTEEQKLLREGIRKIAEDFGLEYWREKDAKHEFVHELWDELGKNGYIGVAIPEQYGGAGLGMMEMTMIIEELAKAGAGSTVAQLFMLTPVFGGVTIHLHGSEQQKKEYLPKIAAGRLNFCMALTEPNAGSNSLEITTFAKKEGDHYIISGQKIWISGVDVADKMLLVARTTKRDEVTKKTEGISLFVVDPKDPAITLQPIEKVGTHCVRSDTVFIENLVVHENQLIGEEGKGWDYLIDTLNAERIVTTAGLIGTGQLAIKLAVDYAKERKVFRNTPIGAYQSIQFPLAKISAEIAVSQLMNYKAAWLYDQNLPNGSEANMAKLIAGEAAFQATDRAMQVLGGYGYSKEYHVERIWRDVRLFKIAPVSEEMILNYIAQHDLGLPRSY; encoded by the coding sequence ATGAATTTTCACATGACCGAAGAACAGAAGTTGCTGCGGGAAGGAATCCGCAAAATCGCGGAAGATTTTGGTTTGGAATACTGGCGCGAGAAGGATGCCAAACATGAATTTGTGCATGAACTGTGGGATGAACTGGGGAAAAACGGCTATATCGGGGTGGCCATTCCGGAACAGTATGGCGGCGCCGGGCTTGGTATGATGGAAATGACGATGATTATTGAAGAACTGGCCAAAGCAGGGGCCGGTTCCACGGTAGCCCAACTGTTCATGTTAACGCCCGTTTTTGGCGGCGTAACCATTCACTTGCACGGAAGCGAACAACAAAAGAAGGAGTATTTACCGAAGATCGCCGCTGGCCGATTGAATTTTTGCATGGCGCTGACCGAGCCAAACGCCGGCAGCAATTCCCTGGAAATTACCACGTTTGCGAAAAAAGAAGGAGACCATTACATCATCAGCGGTCAGAAAATTTGGATTTCCGGCGTTGACGTCGCCGACAAGATGCTGTTGGTTGCGCGTACGACAAAGCGGGACGAGGTGACAAAAAAGACGGAGGGGATCAGCCTTTTCGTGGTGGATCCCAAAGATCCGGCGATCACGCTGCAGCCGATCGAAAAAGTTGGCACCCACTGCGTGCGATCGGACACCGTTTTCATTGAAAACCTCGTGGTTCACGAGAATCAATTGATCGGTGAGGAAGGGAAAGGCTGGGACTATTTAATTGACACCCTGAATGCGGAACGGATTGTTACCACAGCGGGTCTGATCGGAACCGGCCAGCTGGCGATCAAGCTGGCCGTGGATTACGCAAAGGAGAGAAAGGTATTTCGCAATACGCCGATTGGAGCCTATCAGAGCATTCAATTTCCATTGGCGAAGATCAGCGCGGAAATCGCTGTGTCTCAACTCATGAATTACAAAGCGGCATGGCTGTATGATCAAAACCTGCCGAACGGATCGGAAGCGAACATGGCAAAGTTGATCGCAGGCGAAGCGGCTTTTCAGGCCACCGATCGGGCGATGCAGGTTCTGGGGGGGTATGGGTATTCGAAAGAGTATCATGTGGAGCGCATTTGGCGCGATGTCCGGCTGTTTAAAATTGCGCCGGTGTCGGAGGAAATGATCTTAAATTACATTGCCCAGCACGATCTGGGATTGCCAAGGTCGTATTAA
- a CDS encoding ABC transporter substrate-binding protein — protein sequence MRKHVSRGSCWTGWLLAVVMLLATACAGATSSGEGGGTASQQEGGEANTDQGGTIKIGMTSALTGPYNEYGEGNKRGVELAIKKWNEQGGINGKQIELKILDDQLVPDKAAINMQQLLDDPEIVAIIGPAGSGPALATVPITEARGMIHINPVAQTPDVTYPHGTAQAPRKNVFSFALQNDVESDVLGTFVGQKWKKIGLIHESTAYGKTGMDLVEKVLQEKYGLKPVAREEYNQQTPDMTAQLARIKKAGAEVVVCVGLGMDLANIRKGMSRLDMNVPLVATNGALSLPYKEGAGELVVGTIGTMIAAFGHDPLSPEAEEFAKAYVDTYGKDRYWGDSDKPQLFMSLNVSNAYDGANVLFEAIKRANSTESANVIEAMESMQDFKGVNAVYSFSAQKHHAIGTDAVGLFEYVKEGEQIKLVPYQE from the coding sequence ATGAGGAAACACGTGTCGAGGGGTTCATGTTGGACCGGGTGGCTGCTGGCTGTCGTGATGCTGCTGGCAACGGCTTGCGCCGGCGCGACCAGCTCAGGAGAAGGCGGGGGAACCGCTTCGCAACAGGAAGGCGGCGAAGCGAACACAGATCAGGGCGGCACGATTAAAATCGGGATGACTTCAGCCCTTACCGGTCCCTATAACGAATACGGGGAAGGGAACAAACGCGGCGTTGAACTCGCGATCAAAAAATGGAATGAACAGGGCGGAATCAATGGCAAGCAAATCGAGCTGAAAATTCTCGATGACCAGCTCGTACCGGACAAGGCGGCGATTAACATGCAACAGCTGCTGGATGATCCGGAGATTGTGGCCATCATCGGTCCGGCGGGCAGCGGTCCCGCATTGGCGACCGTGCCCATCACCGAAGCGAGAGGAATGATCCACATCAATCCGGTGGCGCAAACACCTGATGTGACCTATCCGCACGGCACCGCTCAAGCGCCGCGGAAGAATGTGTTTTCCTTCGCCTTGCAAAACGATGTGGAATCGGACGTGCTGGGCACATTTGTCGGGCAAAAGTGGAAAAAAATAGGGCTGATCCACGAAAGTACCGCTTACGGAAAAACGGGCATGGATCTCGTCGAAAAAGTGCTGCAAGAAAAATACGGGCTCAAACCTGTGGCGCGAGAAGAGTATAACCAACAGACCCCCGACATGACGGCCCAATTAGCGAGAATCAAGAAAGCGGGAGCGGAAGTGGTAGTGTGTGTCGGACTGGGGATGGATCTCGCCAACATCCGCAAGGGGATGAGTCGGCTGGACATGAACGTCCCGCTTGTGGCGACCAACGGCGCGCTGTCCCTTCCTTATAAAGAAGGAGCGGGTGAACTGGTGGTCGGGACGATCGGAACGATGATCGCCGCCTTTGGGCATGATCCGTTATCGCCGGAAGCAGAAGAATTCGCAAAAGCGTACGTCGACACATATGGCAAAGATCGCTATTGGGGAGACAGCGACAAGCCGCAGCTGTTCATGTCGTTGAACGTGTCCAATGCGTATGACGGGGCGAACGTGTTGTTTGAGGCGATCAAGCGGGCGAACAGCACGGAATCGGCGAACGTGATTGAGGCGATGGAAAGCATGCAAGATTTCAAGGGCGTGAATGCTGTGTATTCCTTCAGTGCCCAAAAACACCATGCGATTGGAACGGATGCGGTCGGACTGTTTGAATACGTGAAGGAGGGGGAGCAAATCAAGCTGGTTCCGTATCAGGAGTAA
- a CDS encoding branched-chain amino acid ABC transporter permease, translated as MVDVQFLSELIFTGICVGSVYSLIAHGFNLTFWTTKVVNFAHGSFLMFCAMLTLAFLMMGLPWLVAIFLGMVAISLIGIALERISVRPLLKYPTSMGWIVSTLGVGLFLQAFATKVWGAQALAFPAFIFASTDYVPFFGIQLSAQYLLVLGSAFGIMLAMEWIMKRTIWGKAMKAVAHDPDLARLMGMKAKRVMTVSFILSALLAGTAGLLIAPIYGNISPDFGMNLMVLGFVAAVLGGIGSSRGALLGGMLLGVIEKLVGGYVSTSAEHGVAFAILILILAIKPEGLLGSKAVKKV; from the coding sequence ATGGTTGATGTTCAATTCCTCAGCGAATTGATTTTTACGGGAATCTGCGTAGGTTCCGTATACTCCCTGATTGCCCATGGATTCAACCTGACATTTTGGACGACTAAAGTGGTCAACTTTGCGCATGGTTCGTTTCTGATGTTCTGTGCCATGCTGACGCTTGCCTTTCTGATGATGGGATTGCCTTGGTTGGTGGCTATTTTCCTGGGGATGGTTGCGATCAGCTTAATCGGCATCGCGCTGGAAAGAATCTCCGTCAGACCATTGCTCAAATATCCGACCAGTATGGGATGGATTGTCTCGACACTCGGCGTTGGCTTGTTTTTGCAGGCGTTCGCCACGAAAGTATGGGGAGCGCAGGCATTGGCGTTTCCGGCCTTCATTTTTGCGAGTACAGATTACGTACCGTTTTTCGGAATTCAATTATCCGCGCAGTATTTGCTGGTTTTGGGCAGCGCATTCGGCATCATGCTCGCGATGGAGTGGATCATGAAACGGACGATCTGGGGCAAAGCGATGAAAGCGGTTGCGCACGATCCTGATCTGGCCAGGCTCATGGGAATGAAAGCAAAACGGGTGATGACCGTCTCGTTTATCCTCAGTGCCCTCTTGGCGGGGACAGCGGGTCTCTTGATTGCTCCGATATACGGAAATATCAGTCCTGATTTTGGCATGAATCTGATGGTCTTAGGCTTTGTGGCGGCCGTTCTGGGGGGAATTGGCAGTTCGCGGGGAGCGCTTTTGGGGGGGATGCTGCTTGGCGTGATCGAGAAGTTGGTGGGTGGTTATGTTTCCACTTCAGCTGAGCACGGCGTGGCATTTGCGATCTTAATCCTCATTCTTGCGATCAAACCAGAAGGCCTGTTGGGGAGCAAGGCGGTGAAAAAGGTATGA
- a CDS encoding 2-oxo acid dehydrogenase subunit E2 codes for MAAQRNRIFASPRARRKAELLGISLQQVEGSGPAGRIIEADVLFYQSENEIAFSGGKPIGHQEKRGAAATPLAKKIAEVNNIDLDLVEGSGWKGKIMSADVLRAASAAVRDSLPNRSAPLRSPMSAMRKTIAERMVYSKQSAPHVTLTVKADVTKLVELRNRWIQEAAAVKPSYTDILVKVAAQSLRNHPHVNVSLDQGEIVYHQDCHIGVAVALDEGLIVPVIHDAEQKSLAKIAAELKEKVKRAKQGKVRPEDLQNGRFTISNLGMYEVDGFTPIINPPESAILGVGRIVEDLIVENGRIRIGKTMMLSLSFDHRVMDGAPAALFLKNIKDLLENPESLGMT; via the coding sequence GTGGCAGCACAAAGGAACCGGATTTTCGCTTCTCCCCGGGCGCGGAGAAAGGCCGAATTATTGGGGATTAGCCTGCAGCAGGTGGAAGGCAGCGGTCCCGCAGGGCGGATTATCGAAGCAGACGTTCTCTTTTATCAAAGCGAAAATGAAATCGCTTTCAGTGGCGGGAAACCCATCGGACATCAGGAGAAAAGGGGAGCGGCAGCAACGCCGCTGGCGAAAAAAATAGCGGAAGTGAACAACATCGACTTGGATCTTGTAGAGGGCTCAGGATGGAAGGGCAAAATTATGAGCGCCGATGTGCTCAGGGCCGCTTCCGCCGCAGTGCGGGACAGCCTTCCCAACAGATCCGCACCGCTGCGCTCGCCTATGTCGGCGATGCGGAAAACGATCGCCGAACGAATGGTCTACAGCAAGCAAAGCGCACCTCACGTGACGCTTACGGTGAAAGCGGACGTGACGAAATTGGTGGAATTGCGCAATCGCTGGATCCAGGAGGCTGCCGCGGTCAAACCAAGCTACACGGACATCCTCGTGAAAGTCGCTGCGCAAAGTTTGCGCAATCATCCGCACGTCAACGTCTCCCTTGACCAGGGAGAGATCGTTTACCATCAGGATTGCCATATCGGCGTCGCGGTGGCCTTGGACGAGGGGCTGATCGTCCCGGTCATCCACGATGCGGAGCAAAAATCGCTGGCAAAGATCGCAGCAGAATTAAAAGAGAAAGTGAAACGGGCAAAACAGGGGAAAGTACGACCGGAAGACCTGCAGAACGGCCGCTTCACGATCAGTAATCTGGGCATGTATGAAGTGGATGGATTCACCCCGATCATCAATCCTCCGGAAAGTGCGATTTTGGGGGTAGGGAGGATCGTGGAGGATTTGATCGTGGAGAATGGCCGGATCCGGATCGGAAAAACGATGATGCTGTCCCTTTCCTTCGACCACCGGGTCATGGACGGGGCTCCTGCGGCCTTGTTTTTGAAAAACATCAAGGATCTGCTGGAAAATCCGGAATCACTAGGTATGACGTAG
- a CDS encoding ATP-binding cassette domain-containing protein, translating to MTAFKRLFAHPLFTVVAVGGLVIAPCFLSDSNVQLLIFWGINILLAQSINLLSGFAGQISLGHAAFYAIGAYTSAILMIRWGLPLYVTLLIAAACNAVVGFLLSFPAGRVKEFYLAMMTLGFGFIIQEIAKEWTAVTGGVMGLSGIPSAKLGTLTMFGMKVNLVLYYWFVLVVVAVTMWLLRNVIQSYLGRSFLAVHRSELAAASIGISPGQVKQLAYAISAAIAGMAGAIYASLMSYIGSNTFGMMQSIEILVMGILGGFGTLIGPVLGAAFLTFVPNKLQFFLEYQLMLYALLLVVSFFIIPQGFAGLLKIRPPLEKGRRVQASKKLAAAAEKGQHLSEPPFLPLKGSFSPLLAVKGVSKDFGGLRALDDVSLTLAEGRILGLIGPNGSGKSTLVNVISGVYPVSQGSILFHGKDITNRQAHDIANLGIIRTFQDPHNVPNMTVKENLLLGAHRLYQSNLFFCSINAKRSLREEKRMLKRAEEMMELCQLKEYADDPVGTLPYGIQRMVEVSRALLAEPKLLLLDEPAAGLSEHELAELAKLIRYVKERGVAMILIDHHMKFITELVDEILVLDSGAAIYAGSVEGMRKNQQVIRAYLGVAQHG from the coding sequence ATGACCGCGTTCAAGCGCCTGTTTGCCCACCCGCTTTTCACCGTCGTGGCGGTGGGCGGATTGGTCATCGCTCCCTGCTTCCTGTCGGATTCCAATGTCCAGCTGCTCATCTTTTGGGGAATCAACATTCTGCTGGCGCAAAGCATCAACCTGCTGAGCGGTTTTGCCGGGCAAATTTCCTTGGGGCATGCTGCCTTTTACGCGATTGGCGCGTATACGTCGGCGATCCTGATGATCCGCTGGGGGCTCCCCCTCTACGTTACCTTGCTCATCGCAGCGGCCTGCAATGCTGTGGTGGGATTTCTCCTTTCCTTCCCGGCGGGGCGGGTGAAAGAATTCTACCTGGCCATGATGACGCTTGGCTTTGGCTTCATCATCCAGGAAATAGCGAAAGAGTGGACAGCGGTAACAGGGGGAGTGATGGGCTTGAGCGGAATCCCCTCTGCCAAGCTGGGGACATTGACGATGTTTGGCATGAAGGTCAATCTGGTTCTGTACTATTGGTTTGTATTGGTGGTTGTCGCCGTAACGATGTGGTTGTTGCGGAATGTTATTCAATCCTATCTGGGACGGTCGTTTCTCGCGGTGCACCGCAGCGAATTGGCGGCAGCGAGCATCGGCATTTCGCCGGGCCAGGTCAAACAACTGGCTTATGCCATAAGCGCGGCGATCGCGGGAATGGCGGGTGCGATCTATGCCTCCCTCATGTCGTACATCGGTTCCAACACATTCGGCATGATGCAGTCCATCGAAATACTGGTGATGGGCATTCTAGGGGGATTCGGAACGCTGATTGGCCCCGTTTTGGGCGCTGCGTTTTTAACGTTCGTTCCCAACAAGCTGCAGTTTTTCCTGGAATATCAGCTCATGCTGTACGCGCTGCTGTTGGTCGTCTCTTTTTTCATCATCCCGCAAGGATTTGCGGGACTGCTAAAAATCCGCCCCCCCTTGGAGAAAGGCAGACGAGTCCAGGCGTCCAAAAAGCTGGCAGCCGCGGCGGAAAAAGGGCAGCATCTCTCCGAGCCTCCCTTCCTTCCGCTGAAAGGCTCTTTTTCGCCACTTCTCGCAGTGAAAGGGGTCAGCAAGGACTTTGGCGGATTGCGGGCGCTCGATGACGTATCGCTGACCCTGGCGGAGGGAAGGATTCTCGGCTTAATCGGGCCGAACGGTTCGGGAAAAAGCACGCTCGTGAACGTCATCAGCGGCGTGTATCCGGTCTCGCAAGGGAGTATTTTGTTTCATGGGAAAGATATTACGAATCGGCAAGCGCACGACATCGCAAACCTGGGGATCATTCGTACATTCCAAGACCCCCATAACGTCCCCAACATGACGGTAAAGGAAAACCTGCTGTTAGGGGCGCATCGTTTATACCAATCCAATCTGTTCTTTTGCAGCATCAATGCCAAACGATCATTACGTGAGGAAAAGCGAATGCTCAAGAGAGCCGAAGAAATGATGGAACTGTGCCAGCTGAAAGAATACGCCGACGATCCGGTCGGCACGTTGCCTTACGGAATCCAGAGGATGGTGGAGGTTTCCCGGGCGTTGCTGGCTGAACCGAAGCTGCTCCTCCTCGATGAACCGGCTGCCGGCTTGTCGGAACACGAGCTGGCTGAGTTGGCAAAGCTGATCCGCTATGTGAAAGAGCGTGGGGTCGCGATGATCTTGATCGATCATCACATGAAGTTTATCACGGAATTGGTAGATGAAATTCTCGTTCTCGATTCCGGCGCAGCGATCTATGCAGGCAGCGTCGAAGGAATGCGGAAAAATCAGCAGGTAATCAGAGCCTATTTGGGGGTTGCCCAGCATGGTTGA
- a CDS encoding enoyl-CoA hydratase/isomerase family protein: protein MKPFQYIKFAKGAGTATITIDRPETRNAINEAVLEELEQVFALVEADEHIRVVIVTGGGEKAFVAGGDIAAMQRMSVLEGEKFVYQGQRVLSRIENCSKVVIAAINGYALGGGMELALACDIRIASEKAVLGLPETCIGLYPGWGGTQRLVRLVGKGVAKELVFTGERLSAQEAKELGIVNKVVRHEELIEQCEQLAAKILANSPIAVMQAKKAINQGSEISLDQALVLEAEAWLVNFSTADRVEGLRAFLEKRKPQYSGK, encoded by the coding sequence ATGAAGCCGTTTCAATACATCAAATTCGCGAAAGGTGCAGGGACCGCCACGATTACGATCGACCGTCCGGAAACGCGAAATGCGATCAATGAAGCCGTTTTGGAAGAACTTGAGCAAGTCTTTGCACTGGTGGAAGCAGATGAGCACATTCGCGTAGTGATCGTCACCGGTGGCGGGGAGAAGGCATTTGTGGCCGGTGGAGACATCGCCGCGATGCAACGAATGTCTGTCCTGGAAGGAGAAAAGTTCGTCTACCAAGGGCAGCGGGTGCTGAGTCGGATTGAAAACTGCAGCAAAGTGGTCATCGCTGCGATCAACGGCTATGCTTTGGGCGGCGGAATGGAGCTTGCCTTGGCTTGCGATATCCGGATCGCGTCCGAGAAAGCAGTATTGGGTCTTCCGGAAACGTGCATCGGGCTTTACCCGGGATGGGGCGGAACACAACGTCTGGTCAGGCTGGTCGGCAAAGGGGTTGCGAAAGAGCTGGTGTTTACCGGGGAGCGCCTCTCCGCACAGGAAGCGAAAGAGTTGGGCATCGTGAACAAGGTCGTCCGGCATGAGGAGCTGATCGAACAGTGCGAGCAATTGGCTGCAAAGATTCTCGCGAACAGCCCGATCGCGGTGATGCAGGCGAAAAAGGCGATCAATCAAGGCAGCGAAATATCGTTGGACCAGGCGCTGGTACTGGAAGCGGAGGCTTGGCTCGTCAACTTCAGCACGGCAGATCGGGTGGAAGGACTGCGCGCATTTCTGGAAAAGCGCAAACCGCAGTACAGCGGCAAATAA
- a CDS encoding acyl-CoA synthetase, translated as MRFQGNLNFSSIITRGAVNEPDKVVMTYRDKRYTYRSLQDRVSALAQGLLNLGIGKGDIVGILLYNCSEFFEIIFAANRIGAIFLPLNFRLAADEIAYILAHAEAKAIISEEAFHETLESIRDRLPSLQHYITLAQQGAAGWVPYEQLLETNLGADVPDAHVELQDLHRLMYTSGTTSRPKGVMITYENLYWKNIGHIWEFNITPEDKTLIAGPLYHVGGLDLTATGTLYRGGSVVILRKFDVLDVVRTIEQERPTNVWLAPAMVNMILQEPRAKDCKLDSIRYIIAGGERMPEPLVQRVVALFPNAWFCDAYGLTETVSGDTFLPRSKTFEKLGSVGRPCLHLDMKIVDEEGHELPPGEVGEIVFRGPKVTKGYWKNPEATQKAIRDGWFHTGDMGRIDEEGYLYIVDRKKDMIISGGENIASLEIERVLYEHPSVLEAAVIGIPDERWGEVPKAFIVLKPGEKVTEQEILQHCLRKLAKFKVPKAVQFIHELPRNPSGKVLKRQLRKEEQKGVAP; from the coding sequence ATGAGATTTCAGGGAAACCTTAATTTTTCCTCGATCATTACGCGAGGAGCGGTAAACGAACCGGACAAGGTGGTGATGACGTACCGCGATAAGCGATATACCTATCGCTCGCTGCAGGACAGAGTCAGCGCCTTGGCACAAGGATTGTTGAACCTGGGAATCGGCAAAGGGGATATCGTAGGAATTTTGCTTTACAATTGTTCGGAATTTTTCGAGATCATCTTTGCCGCCAACCGCATCGGTGCGATCTTTTTGCCGTTAAACTTCCGGCTTGCCGCAGATGAAATCGCTTACATTCTGGCGCATGCCGAAGCCAAGGCGATTATTTCAGAAGAGGCGTTCCACGAGACGTTGGAATCCATCCGTGACCGGCTGCCTTCCCTGCAACACTATATTACGTTGGCGCAGCAGGGAGCAGCTGGCTGGGTCCCCTATGAACAATTGCTGGAAACCAACTTGGGCGCGGATGTTCCGGATGCGCATGTGGAACTGCAGGATTTGCATCGCCTCATGTACACCTCCGGTACCACCTCGCGGCCCAAAGGCGTGATGATTACCTACGAGAATTTGTATTGGAAAAACATCGGCCACATTTGGGAGTTCAACATTACGCCGGAAGACAAGACGTTGATCGCAGGGCCGCTCTACCACGTCGGGGGACTTGACCTGACGGCGACGGGTACGTTGTACCGCGGCGGGAGTGTCGTCATCTTGCGCAAGTTTGACGTGCTGGATGTCGTCAGGACGATTGAGCAAGAAAGGCCGACAAATGTATGGCTCGCGCCCGCGATGGTGAATATGATCCTGCAGGAACCAAGAGCGAAGGACTGCAAGCTCGATTCGATCCGCTACATCATCGCCGGCGGGGAACGGATGCCGGAACCATTGGTACAGCGGGTAGTGGCGTTGTTCCCCAATGCCTGGTTCTGTGATGCGTACGGATTGACCGAAACGGTTTCCGGCGATACGTTTCTGCCGCGCAGCAAAACGTTCGAGAAGCTGGGTTCAGTAGGCCGGCCGTGTCTGCATTTGGACATGAAAATTGTGGATGAAGAAGGACACGAGCTTCCGCCAGGCGAGGTCGGAGAGATTGTGTTTCGCGGCCCGAAAGTGACCAAAGGGTATTGGAAAAACCCGGAAGCCACGCAAAAAGCAATTCGCGACGGATGGTTCCATACCGGCGATATGGGGAGGATCGACGAGGAAGGGTATCTCTACATCGTGGACCGCAAAAAAGACATGATCATCAGCGGTGGTGAAAACATCGCTTCGCTCGAGATTGAACGCGTTTTATACGAGCACCCGTCTGTACTGGAAGCGGCGGTCATCGGCATTCCGGATGAGCGCTGGGGAGAAGTTCCGAAAGCGTTTATCGTGCTCAAACCAGGCGAGAAAGTAACCGAGCAGGAGATTCTGCAGCACTGTTTGCGTAAGCTGGCAAAATTCAAAGTGCCGAAAGCGGTGCAATTCATTCACGAACTGCCGCGCAATCCTTCCGGTAAAGTGCTGAAACGGCAGTTGCGAAAAGAAGAACAAAAGGGGGTTGCCCCATGA
- the lpdA gene encoding dihydrolipoyl dehydrogenase, whose translation MKIEITVPKAGLTMTEATVGKWFVREGERVRQHDVIAELVTEKITIEVNAPEAGTIATIFKQEGETVQIGERLAVIETDGSVEVVGEREPHLPVESNPAVGSHLTVETAAMQQTVLYDAAIIGGGPAGYVAAIRASQLGGRVALIEQHNWGGTCLNIGCIPTKTLLRAAEFLKWPRTASRFGIFFDPPRTDFSQLMNYKEEVVRKLQNGIVQLLKKHDVDLLHGKGKVVAPHRVVVEAGDGERQTIEARNIIVATGSRPKLPEIPGLREAQPMTSNEALTRHELPNSIAILGGGAIGCEFAAIYAAWGAKVTVIESAGQILPGFDQELAKHLRQALQKENVQLLVSTQVEQVRTQGDQKILLAKTANGTEEILVEEILVATGRIPNAENLRELGVQQDGEQIQVDEQMRTSIPSIYAVGDVIGKEYLAHVASAQGIVAAEAIMGKPSKMDYRSIPRCIYTSPEIACVGLSESEAAAQGYDFQVGKYYFQANGRALTYGQAAGFAKVLREKRYGQILGVHIIGPNATDLISEAVLAMHLEATAEEFAMALHPHPTLSEALWEAVLSSMGRGIHS comes from the coding sequence ATGAAGATAGAAATCACGGTGCCAAAGGCCGGTCTGACGATGACAGAAGCGACAGTCGGCAAGTGGTTCGTCCGCGAAGGCGAGCGGGTCCGGCAACACGATGTGATCGCGGAACTTGTGACCGAGAAAATCACGATAGAGGTGAACGCACCGGAAGCGGGAACGATCGCCACCATTTTCAAACAGGAGGGGGAGACGGTTCAGATCGGGGAAAGGCTGGCGGTGATCGAAACGGACGGCAGCGTCGAGGTTGTTGGGGAGCGCGAGCCGCACCTGCCGGTCGAATCAAATCCAGCGGTTGGCTCACACCTGACCGTCGAAACAGCAGCGATGCAGCAAACAGTGCTTTATGATGCGGCCATCATCGGCGGCGGCCCCGCTGGCTATGTGGCTGCTATCCGTGCGTCCCAACTGGGCGGGAGGGTGGCGCTGATCGAACAGCACAACTGGGGCGGCACATGTCTGAATATTGGTTGTATTCCAACAAAGACACTTCTGCGGGCCGCTGAGTTCCTCAAATGGCCGCGGACCGCTTCCCGGTTTGGGATCTTTTTCGATCCTCCCCGCACCGATTTCAGCCAACTGATGAACTACAAGGAAGAAGTCGTTCGGAAGCTGCAAAACGGGATCGTGCAGCTGTTGAAAAAACACGACGTCGACCTGCTCCACGGCAAAGGCAAGGTCGTCGCTCCCCACCGGGTCGTAGTCGAAGCGGGGGATGGGGAAAGGCAAACCATCGAAGCCCGGAACATCATCGTGGCGACCGGATCGCGGCCGAAATTACCAGAGATCCCGGGTCTTCGGGAAGCACAACCGATGACCAGCAACGAGGCATTAACCCGCCATGAGTTGCCGAACAGCATCGCGATCCTTGGCGGGGGAGCAATCGGCTGCGAATTTGCCGCGATCTATGCCGCATGGGGAGCAAAGGTTACGGTAATTGAAAGCGCGGGGCAGATCTTGCCGGGATTCGATCAAGAGCTGGCCAAACATTTGCGGCAAGCTTTGCAGAAGGAGAACGTCCAGCTTCTTGTGTCCACGCAGGTCGAGCAAGTTCGCACGCAGGGCGATCAGAAAATTCTCCTGGCCAAAACGGCAAATGGAACGGAAGAAATCTTGGTCGAGGAGATTCTGGTGGCTACCGGCAGGATTCCCAACGCCGAGAATTTGCGTGAATTGGGGGTTCAGCAGGATGGCGAGCAAATCCAGGTGGATGAGCAGATGCGCACCAGCATACCGTCCATTTATGCCGTCGGAGACGTGATTGGGAAAGAATACCTGGCCCATGTGGCGAGCGCGCAGGGCATTGTGGCAGCCGAAGCGATCATGGGAAAGCCGAGCAAGATGGACTATCGCAGCATTCCCCGCTGCATCTATACCTCGCCGGAAATTGCCTGCGTAGGGTTGAGCGAATCGGAAGCGGCCGCACAGGGGTATGACTTTCAGGTTGGCAAGTATTACTTCCAAGCCAACGGACGTGCGCTCACGTACGGGCAAGCCGCGGGATTCGCCAAGGTACTGCGGGAGAAGCGGTACGGCCAAATCCTTGGCGTGCACATAATCGGCCCCAACGCGACGGATTTAATTAGCGAAGCGGTGCTGGCGATGCATCTGGAAGCAACGGCGGAAGAATTTGCCATGGCGCTGCATCCGCATCCGACGCTGTCGGAAGCACTCTGGGAAGCCGTTTTGTCCAGCATGGGGCGCGGAATCCATTCGTAA